From a single Lolium rigidum isolate FL_2022 chromosome 7, APGP_CSIRO_Lrig_0.1, whole genome shotgun sequence genomic region:
- the LOC124671745 gene encoding uncharacterized protein LOC124671745: MADGEELDVYAGKIGCMAAKFASLGGTLSDAEMVKKLLDTVPESLFAAVAGIEQFCDVETICFDEVLGRLKAFQERTERRKAAVGGERRGDQLLLTAAQWEQRRRTRGGGYDDGGGDNNGRRDKCHNCGIRGHFAGDCKKPKKKEEEENQEEALLCDAGDHPCLL; the protein is encoded by the coding sequence ATGGCGGACGGCGAGGAGCTGGACGTCTACGCCGGCAAGATCGGCTGCATGGCCGCCAAGTTTGCAAGCCTCGGCGGGACGCTGAGCGACGCCGAGATGGTGAAGAAGCTGCTCGACACCGTCCCGGAATCGCTGTTCGCGGCGGTGGCCGGCATCGAGCAGTTCTGCGACGTCGAGACCATCTGCTTCGACGAGGTGCTCGGGCGTCTCAAGGCGTTCCAGGAGCGGACGGAGCGGCGCAAGGCAGCCGTTGGCGGAGAGCGTCGTGGGGACCAGCTGCTGCTCACGGCGGCGCAATGGGAGCAGAGACGCCGTACACGCGGCGGCGgctacgacgacggcggcggcgacaacAACGGCAGGCGCGACAAGTGCCACAACTGCGGCATCCGTGGTCACTTCGCCGGCGACTGCAAGAAGCCCAAgaaaaaggaggaggaagagaaccaggaggaggcgctgctctgcGACGCCGGTGACCACCCATGCCTGCTCTAG